Part of the Nothobranchius furzeri strain GRZ-AD chromosome 2, NfurGRZ-RIMD1, whole genome shotgun sequence genome, CACAATGTTAGTGAGAAAAGTAACAGTTGGACATTGTTGTCATGATGCTGTCATGCTTCCCTCATACCCAAAGCACTGATCTCTCTGTAAGGGGAGGCAAAAATGGACCGGCAGAAGCATCGGGTTTCTCCACCAGAAGTCTCTCCACAGAACTCGTTATCgatgcaggtctggtcctgacagaaGGCATCAGGGGAGGCTGCAGAGGGACACACTGATGTGTGATTTCACAAACAGGACCACTGCATAAACCTAGAGGTTCTTTCTTTAGACCAGATGGTGGAGTGAAGCAGGTCTTACAGCACTCAGCCACGGTCCTCCAGCCCTCCAGTGTGGTGTTGCTCATCAGGCTGCAGGCTCTGGTGTAGGCCTCTAGGAACTGACACGGTAGACCATCGACCGCAGGATACCTGCACAAAGTGTCTGAGCAGGCCTTTATGTAGGGCTCTGGGTCGATGTTACAGGAGGAGAAGGGTGCCTTCTTCAGGAGGTTACAGCTGCTCCACATGAGGAAAGCAACACGAAGGCAACAAATGATTAATAAATGTTAAAGACCTCCCATCAGTGCTTCTGGATCAGTCTGCTCACCGCTCAGTCACcatggtgcagttgatggtactgTCACTAGTGTCGCTGTACTGGGTCTCACAGCTAGGGGGCGACACACAACAAGGTCAGGACTGGATCCTGTTTAACGTCTACAAGCAATCAGTGCGATTCCATCGTTGAAATGTTTGACAGTTTTCGTCTTGAACACGTTTTGTGTTTTAGTCTTTCCTAGCGTGGATTTTTATTAAACAATTATACACAACATTGAgtgtgtgttcaatacttgtccaGCACCAGATGTATATAGCATGTCTGTGTCCCCTGTGCTGCGTGGTTCTGGAAAACCAAGTTTCCTTTTTacttgttgtttttagtggttgacagttacaataataacaggtggttcagaatgcctgtgctcggcttctgaccaagtcctccaaacacacccacatcaccccgcttctcctccagcttcactggctgccagtcaactccagggttcatttcaagatcctggttctggtctatagggccttacatggacacgcaccatcttacattggtgatcttcttagtccctacacccccagcaggtccctgaggtccagtgatcaaagcctactggttgtgaagcaccaggctaaaggtcaaaggtgacagatcatctgctgctgtggcccccagactctggaactctctccccctgagcctgagatcagtggactctaggcatgggtacctttgacatttgaatcgatccggtactaattcctggtacctacgaatcgataccagtacttaacggtaccaattttcaatacttttgagtgtttaatattttaattctcttttataattaaatatatatttttctcaatatataacaatatttgataaatatcacgataaataacatacaactgtttgtattttaacatcgtccttgtagttttataagctgataattaaactgaagcaaacatctttactgtgaactaaatttactgtgtatcttcattccttttgccgtcctttttcatttgatttttcctaatgggaagttacaatttcagaggagaaagcgaacgtacCATTAGCTGatcacaatggtggcaatggaagctaagatatcaagctaacgttatcttaaacagtttatttagctgctggagcacatTTAAATGATGATttagatcattgtcactggtttcgtcttcacccgtcacatttagtaaagtgaagccaaactttagagcgcgttcatgttcttctagtcgggaattcgaagttccgaggagaaagcgaacgcaccattagcgaaacggaagctaacatatcaagctaattatatttacctaccggagcagattaagatgaggatgtctcacttagatcgttgtcgctggtttcatcatcacccagttacccatcacatttagtgaagtggacccaagctttagcgtgcgctctttctaccatgctgctctgtttacaactggttcgcagcgagcgacgacataacgctcttgcgcacgcgcagctgtctaggcaagttctcgttatgatggactggtaccaaaacgaggcaccgtttcaaatgacgtgaatcggtgctcggtcggtactatggaattcggttggtaccttaaaaagtaccgaatttggtacccatccctagtggacTCAgttgtctccttcaaaaagcagctgaagactcacttgttcaagctggctttggtatgaccttcatcaccctctccttgttctgctctccccacctattccaccttcctcaggatctactatctctttcctattcactctctctctttatttacatttttaaatcacaattgtcatttttttgttgctcattttaaatatatttttaataattttccaaattcttttttatattttacattttttgtttttgtgaagcgcctcgtgattttaatcttgacagacgctatagaaatgatcttttcttctacTGTCTTTGTGTGTTTAGCTGTTATCTTGTTATTTTTCATCTTCCTTTTCTCTATGtctatgtgctgctgtagcaagtgaatttccctaCTGTGGGATCAgttaagtctattctattctaaaagtAAAATGAATTTCTGTCAAAAGCCTAAAACTAAATATAAGATTATTTTCAAAATTGATCCTGCCAGTGAGGCATCAGTCCAGCCGCAGCAGCAGCATAGCTGAAGTCCATGGGGAGGTCTCACCTGGTGGAGCTGTGCTCAGAGAGCCTCAGGCCACTCAAAGGTCTGCTGGAGTTTCCACACAAACCCTGAAGAGAGGATCCAGAAGGTCCTGGACAGATTCAGGACAGAATGAGTCACGTAAACATCAATGTTCAGACTGGATGAACACAGCAGATCACTGAATGTTGTCAGAGTTTACATGCATCTGATGTTCTCTACCTTGCACACGGATCTGAGCAGTGTAGCCATCAAAGAAGACGGAGGTGGTGAAGTTGGAGAGAGACACCTTGGCAGTGACACCAGTATTGTCCTTAGAGAGCTCCACACCATTAACCAGCTGCACCGAGCTGCTGAGGACCATTGATGAGTTGTTCAGCTGCCTCGCCGAGGGACAAAGTGGAGGAACCACAGAGTGAAATATGTCAAACACACGCCAACACGTCTGTTTCGATAGCAACCACCACGGACTTCCGCAGCATCGCATAGAGGCTTCAGCTACACTCTGAATGCTGTCAGCTCACCAGAACTCTGCCTCCTTGTATCAGGTGGATTTGCACGCCCGACCCAGCCACTTGCAGAGTCACGCTGTCCAGAAAGCTCACGTCTTTCCGACGGCGCTCCTGGAAGTTGGCCAGCACCAGAAAGTTTGGGACTGATGGGATGGACAGCAGAGAGTACGCACATCGATCCTCGACTGAGTTCTTGTGGCCCTGGATGTCAATGACAGCCGGGCCTGTCACGGTGCAGATGGTGTCAAAGGAGCAGCTGGTGgagacagaaacaaacacacatccTGAGCTAGTGCTACATGAGTGTTGTGCCCCTGCACAGataaaacacaaaactgttcttacaaccttctgattactggacagccctCTGCTGCCTTATCATTACAATCACTAAATATTACAATAGCCCACTAAAGCACATGCTGGGCCCAAATGGGCGTGTTTGCTGGGTGACTGGGTGGATGATGCACACAATGGAGAATGTGCATGGTTAGGGTGTACACTGTTCTGCTGATTTTACCATGTGTCATTTTCTAGTAGGAAACCCAGACGAGGCACCAGGTGGCTGTACTTACATGCCATTTCTTCCACAACGATCCAGGGGTCCACAGGCAGAGTGCGTGAGAACGTCAGCGGTGGAACAGGTGAGACTTTGACAGGTTTTAGGATCAGAGCTCACCACTGAACCAACCTTATATGGAAGACCTGAGAAATAAAGGAATGTTTGTGCTAACTTAATTCATCTTCTGAGTTTTATTTTTAGAAACATCCAAACATTGAATTGATACAGAAACAGGAAGCTCATTGTTGGATTCAGAGATTCACAAACCCAAGTATCTGCAGCCGCTGACGTCTGAGAAGGCGATTCCTTCAACAGGTCTGAGTGTGTCAACTTTGTCACTATTTGCCAGAACATCAATCTGCAAAACCACAAATGGTCGAGCAACCCCAGAGCAGAGATCAAACAAAATGTCTACTTCTAATGAAGGTTTCATTCTAAATTGTGCCAGGAATGTTGCCGTACACCTTCCCAAAATTTCTGCTCATCACTGAGACTGGAGCAGCGGACCTTTGCCGGAATGTAAAAGAAGGTGAATAAATTGTATTTTGTTGTTGCTTTTTGTCTTTTCTTTGATTTTTGTGTTATGGTGGATCTGTAAGATGATCTGTGTGTAGGATATGTAATCAACAAGCCTCGCCTACTCCTTTCCCCTTTTGCTTATAGGTATTGCAAACCTTTTTTTGGTGAAACGAATATTTAATGTTTTTACGTTCTATTTTTACATGTTTAATTGTGTCTGAAATGAATTTAAGCAGCCTGCTTCTGTCAGCCTGCTGGGAAAGTGTGCAGCAGCAGATTTGGCACAGCCCTCAGGAACCTCACCGATCTGCAAAGAGCAAGGTCACAATGACAAAGACCCTCACACTCACCACTGGACTTTCTGGTGATTGCAGCATCAGAACTGCTTGTGGTCCAAAGTTTACTAAATAGAGGAAAATCTGTAAAGAATGAAGAATCTGTCAGCAAGTCTTAAAAAGGCATTTGTGTGAGTCATTTCTCATTTGCAAGAGTTGAGcttaatgtaaaaactgaaactATTCATGAACAGTTTAACACATTGGTGTAGACACCGGGAGCATCAGCAGCAACACTCACGGTGGATCCAAGATTCAGGAGCACACTGCAGTTCATTGAGTTTGTGATGGTCGGCACAAAGATGTTGACTACCATTTGGATGCCGTCAGAACGTCCATAAATGGCCATTTGACCATCCTCCGCTTTAGGAGCCACCAGACAGTCTCCTTTAGTTCCAGGGTTGTAGAATCCGTTGAAGCAGAATACCGTGTTATCATTTGTGAAGTTCACCTGAAAAGCAGAAATAAAAGGAACAACTTTCACTAAAGATTCAAcaggtattgttgtgtgtcccatttgtttctattctttctctttctgcacccCCCCACACctgatatacacacacacacacacatatatatatatgtatatatagacatatatacatatatacatatgtatatatgtctatatatacatatatatatatatatatatatatatatatatatatatatatatatatacagatatatatatacatatatatatatgtgtgtatatatacatatgtatatatatacacatatacatatatatatatgtgtatatatatacatatgtatatatgtatatatatacatatatacatatgtatatatatacatatatatgtgtatatatatatacatatgtatatatatacacatatatatatatacatatatatgtatatatatatacatatatacatatgtatatatgtatatatgtatatatatacatatatatatatatatgtgtgtgtgtgtatatatatatatacatatgtatatatatatatacacatatatatatgcatatatatgtgtatacatgtatatacatatatacatatgtatatgtgtatatatatacatatgtatatatacacacatatacatatatatatacatatatacatatgtatatatatatacatatatatatatatatatatatatatatatacatatgtatatacatatatatatatatatatatatatatatatacatatatacatatatacatatatatatatatatatatatatatatatatatatatatatatatatatatatatatatatatatatcc contains:
- the LOC107396477 gene encoding alpha-tectorin; this encodes MLRPLLCLLAAIALPGASGQSSQSFSNNMKLDISSCPIMYFGQKYEQVYVNFTNDNTVFCFNGFYNPGTKGDCLVAPKAEDGQMAIYGRSDGIQMVVNIFVPTITNSMNCSVLLNLGSTIFLYLVNFGPQAVLMLQSPESPVIDVLANSDKVDTLRPVEGIAFSDVSGCRYLGLPYKVGSVVSSDPKTCQSLTCSTADVLTHSACGPLDRCGRNGICSFDTICTVTGPAVIDIQGHKNSVEDRCAYSLLSIPSVPNFLVLANFQERRRKDVSFLDSVTLQVAGSGVQIHLIQGGRVLLNNSSMVLSSSVQLVNGVELSKDNTGVTAKVSLSNFTTSVFFDGYTAQIRVQGPSGSSLQGLCGNSSRPLSGLRLSEHSSTSCETQYSDTSDSTINCTMVTERCNLLKKAPFSSCNIDPEPYIKACSDTLCRYPAVDGLPCQFLEAYTRACSLMSNTTLEGWRTVAECSSPDAFCQDQTCIDNEFCGETSGGETRCFCRSIFASPYREISALGTPTVCSQNSASLTLIGCLLAEKGFDYSALHLRDPTCTGQVDEKTHMVTFSFNSNSCGTQVMTNSTEIIYKNTIMAQNSSSDIITRQDQVHIDFSCIQTQPDLKTVAFRIRDSSVVQVITSGPWTYTLTMKAYTDASRTQAVDPSTEVQLNQKIWVELATDGLDANVVSLVTESCWATNQASPDGGLRYDLILNSCPNVADQTVTMQGNGQGTSNYFSFNMFQFSGSSGEIYLHCKLQLCVKQESSCIPVCSGARGRRSIRSRYEAAFISMAWTT